The DNA region TCATCAACCTCGTGCAGAACTCCTGCGAGGCCCTGCCCGACAAGCGCCGCCGCATCACCCTGACGACCCGGACCAACAGGCAGGCGGGCACCGCCGAATTCATTGTGGAGGATGAAGGCGTCGGTATTTCCGAGGCCGACCTTCCCCATCTGACCGACCCGTTTTTCACCACCAAACGCGACATCGGCGGCACGGGACTCGGCTTGTCCGTTTCCCACAAGATCGTCCGGGAACATAACGGCTCATTGGATTTCCAATCCCAACCCGGCAAAGGCACCCGCGCCACCCTCACCCTTCCCGCAATGGATCCTTCCAACTGAGAATCGTCATGCCCATTCCAAACCTCGTGCTCATCGTCGACGACGAACCCGCCACCGTGGACAGTTTTGAACTGACCCTGACCTCAGGCGGCATATCAAACATCATCCGCTGCCACGACAGCCGCGAAGTCCTGGGCATACTGGCCCGGGAGCCGGTGGACGTGGTGCTCCTGGACCTGGTCATGCCGCACATAACCGGGGAAGAGCTGCTGGAACAAATCAAGGATGCCCATGCGGAAGTGGAAGCCCTGATTATCACCGGCATCGACACCGTGGATTCCGCCGTGAATTGCATGAGACTGGGAGCGTTCGACTACCTGGTGAAACCCGTGGATGAAAACCGCTTGGTGTCCACGGTCTCCCGCGCCCTGGAAATGCGCCGCCTCAAACGGGAAAACACCAACCTGCACAGCAGCTTCCTGTCCGACGCATTGGACTACCCCGAAGCATTCTCCCATATGGTGGCGCAGGACCCGCGAATGCTGCGGGTCTTCAAATACGCCGAGGCCGTCGCCACCTCCGGCCACCCCGTGCTGATCACCGGGGAGTCGGGGACCGGCAAGGAATTGATCGCCCGCGCCCTGCACGCCCTGTCCGCCAAGGACAAGCCGTTCGTTCCGGTCAATGTGGCCGGGCTCGACGACACCGTGTTCAGCGACACGCTGTTCGGGCACCGCAAGGGCGCGTTCACCGGGGCTATGGAGGCGCGGGCCGGGCTGGTGGAGCAAGCGGCGAACGGATGCCTTTTCCTTGATGAAATCGGCGACCTGTCCCCGACATCGCAGGTCAAGCTGCTCCGGCTTATTCAGGAGCGGGAATACCTGCCCCTTGGCGCGGACATGCCCAAACCCGCCGAAGCCCGCGTCATCGCGGCCACCCATTGCGACCTGGAAGCCGCGCGCGACAAGAAGCTGTTCCGGGCCGACCTCTTCTACCGGCTGTGCATTCATCACATCCGCATACCGCCGTTGCGCGAACGGACGGACGACATCCCGCTGCTCGCCAGACATTTCGTCCGCAAGGCGGCCGGGGATCTGAACCGCAAGCCGCTCGCGATCTCCCCGCGCCTCCTGGCAAGACTGGCCGTCTACCCTTTCCCGGGGAACGTGCGCGAACTGGAATCCATGATATTCGACGCCGTGAGCAAGTGTTCGGGCAACACCCTCACGACCGACGCATTCAGGGAGAGGTTGAACGTGGGCGACGCCATGGCGAGAACAAACGGCGCAGCCAACGAAGCCATTTCATTCCCCGATCCGCTGCCCACCCTGGCCCAGGCCTCCGATTTGCTGGTGGAAGAAGCCATACGCCGCTCCAACGGCAAGCAGACCCTTGCGGCCCGCATGTTGGGTATCTCGCAACCCGCGCTTTCCAAACGGCTCAAGCGCATGGCCGTCGAATCGGAACTCCC from Desulfovibrio sp. Fe33 includes:
- a CDS encoding sigma-54-dependent transcriptional regulator; its protein translation is MPIPNLVLIVDDEPATVDSFELTLTSGGISNIIRCHDSREVLGILAREPVDVVLLDLVMPHITGEELLEQIKDAHAEVEALIITGIDTVDSAVNCMRLGAFDYLVKPVDENRLVSTVSRALEMRRLKRENTNLHSSFLSDALDYPEAFSHMVAQDPRMLRVFKYAEAVATSGHPVLITGESGTGKELIARALHALSAKDKPFVPVNVAGLDDTVFSDTLFGHRKGAFTGAMEARAGLVEQAANGCLFLDEIGDLSPTSQVKLLRLIQEREYLPLGADMPKPAEARVIAATHCDLEAARDKKLFRADLFYRLCIHHIRIPPLRERTDDIPLLARHFVRKAAGDLNRKPLAISPRLLARLAVYPFPGNVRELESMIFDAVSKCSGNTLTTDAFRERLNVGDAMARTNGAANEAISFPDPLPTLAQASDLLVEEAIRRSNGKQTLAARMLGISQPALSKRLKRMAVESELPDSYS